One segment of Acidovorax sp. DW039 DNA contains the following:
- a CDS encoding FAD/FMN-binding oxidoreductase codes for MNVPIALAALQTQAAEPARLREIPYNYTSFSDREIVIRLLGSSAWDLLDQLRKERRTGRSARMLYEVLGDMWVVQRNPYLQDDLLDNPDRRKLLVDALNHRLGEIEKRRTPNDDAERDRLVGELVVAARRAVQEFNATFENAAQLRRQVQKTLGRLTAKDNIKFDGLSRVSHVTDATDWRVEYPFVVLTPDTEAEMAALVKGCIELGLTIIPRGGGTGYTGGAIPLTWKSVVINTEKLEAMTEVEMRRLPGLDREVGTIWTEAGVVTQRVADAAERAGFVFAVDPTSAEASCIGGNIAMNAGGKKAVLWGTALDNLASWRMVTPDAQWLEVTRLDHNMGKIHDVETATFELQYFEADGKTPVRTERLSIPGRTFRKEGLGKDVTDKFLAGLPGIQKEGCDGLITSARWVVHRMPEHTRTVCLEFFGNAKDAVPSIVDIKDYMFAEQKRSGVLLAGLEHLDDRYLKAVGYATKSKKGNGGLPKMVLIGDIAGDDADEVARVTSEVVRLANTRSGEGFIAISADARKKFWADRKKTAAISRHTNAFKINEDVVIPLPRMAEYTDGIERINIELSLRNKLKLCDTLTEFFERGNLPLGKQDAADDVPAAELLEDRVAQAIALVAEVRALWQGWLDNVETLFPQLQDHTLRASWKTQLRTPLQGIFTGAAFKPILDEAVAIHKRVLKGRVWVALHMHAGDGNVHTNIPVNSDDYEMLQTAHEAVARIMVLARSLNGVISGEHGIGITKLEFLTDDELRPFAEYKRKVDPEGRFNKGKLLRNQELPALAASAPEAKKASDAAVMHADLTNAYTPSFGLMGHESLIMQQSDIGAIADSVKDCLRCGKCKPVCSTHVPRASLLYSPRNKILATSLLVEAFLYEEQTRRGVSIKHWQEFEDVADHCTVCHKCYTPCPVKIDFGDVTMNMRNLLRKMGKKTFRPGNAMAMAMLNATNPDTIKFMRTAVVDVGYKAQRAVVDLVRAVGRKQTAKPPATVGTAPIKEQVIHFVNKKLPGGLPKKTARALLDIEDKNYVPIIRNPQATTADSEAVFYFPGCGSERLFSQVGLATQAMLWHAGVQTVLPPGYLCCGYPQRGSGQFDKAEKMITDNRVLFHRVANTLNYLDIKTVVVSCGTCYDQLQGYQFDKIFPGCRIIDIHEYLLDKGITLQGKGAYLYHEPCHNPMKQQDGLKTVKALVGEQVLKSDRCCGESGTLGVSRPDISTQVRFRKEEEIRKGEAALRASGAVAEQDNVKILTSCPSCLQGLNRYQDDLQNGLLEADYIVIEMARQILGENWMPEYVQRANQGGIERVLV; via the coding sequence ATGAATGTTCCGATTGCGTTGGCTGCCTTGCAGACGCAGGCTGCCGAGCCCGCCCGTCTGCGTGAAATCCCGTACAACTACACCTCGTTCTCTGACCGGGAGATCGTGATCCGCTTGCTGGGTTCCTCCGCCTGGGACCTGCTGGACCAGCTGCGCAAAGAGCGCCGCACCGGTCGATCTGCCCGCATGCTGTACGAAGTGCTGGGCGACATGTGGGTGGTACAGCGCAACCCCTACCTGCAGGACGACCTGCTGGACAACCCCGACCGCCGCAAGCTGCTGGTCGATGCACTGAACCACCGCCTGGGAGAAATCGAAAAGCGCCGCACCCCCAACGACGACGCCGAGCGCGACCGCCTGGTGGGCGAGCTGGTGGTGGCCGCGCGCCGTGCGGTGCAAGAGTTCAACGCCACCTTCGAGAACGCTGCTCAGCTGCGCCGTCAGGTGCAAAAGACGCTGGGTCGCCTGACGGCCAAGGACAACATCAAGTTCGACGGCCTCTCGCGCGTGAGCCATGTGACGGACGCGACCGACTGGCGTGTGGAATACCCGTTCGTGGTGCTGACGCCGGACACCGAGGCCGAGATGGCCGCGCTGGTCAAGGGCTGTATCGAGCTGGGCCTGACCATCATCCCGCGTGGGGGCGGCACCGGCTATACCGGCGGCGCGATTCCGTTGACCTGGAAGAGCGTGGTCATCAACACCGAAAAGCTCGAAGCCATGACCGAGGTGGAGATGCGCCGCCTGCCGGGCCTGGACCGTGAGGTGGGCACCATCTGGACCGAAGCCGGTGTGGTGACCCAGCGTGTGGCCGATGCGGCCGAGCGCGCAGGCTTTGTGTTTGCGGTAGACCCCACCAGCGCCGAGGCTTCGTGCATTGGCGGCAACATCGCCATGAACGCGGGCGGCAAGAAGGCCGTGCTGTGGGGCACGGCGCTCGATAACCTGGCCAGCTGGCGCATGGTGACACCCGACGCCCAGTGGCTGGAGGTGACCCGCCTGGACCACAACATGGGCAAAATCCATGACGTGGAGACTGCCACCTTCGAGCTGCAATATTTCGAAGCCGACGGCAAGACGCCCGTGCGCACCGAGCGCCTGAGCATCCCAGGCCGCACCTTCCGCAAGGAAGGCCTGGGCAAGGACGTGACGGACAAGTTCCTGGCTGGCCTGCCAGGCATCCAGAAGGAAGGCTGCGACGGCCTCATCACCAGCGCGCGCTGGGTGGTGCACCGCATGCCTGAGCACACGCGCACCGTGTGCCTGGAGTTCTTTGGCAATGCCAAGGATGCGGTGCCCAGCATTGTGGACATCAAGGACTACATGTTTGCCGAGCAAAAGCGCAGTGGCGTGTTGCTGGCGGGCCTGGAGCACCTGGACGACCGGTATCTGAAGGCCGTGGGCTACGCCACCAAGAGCAAGAAGGGCAACGGTGGCCTGCCCAAGATGGTGCTGATTGGCGACATTGCGGGCGACGATGCCGACGAAGTGGCCCGCGTGACCAGCGAAGTGGTGCGCCTGGCCAATACCCGCAGCGGCGAAGGCTTCATCGCCATCAGCGCCGATGCACGCAAGAAATTCTGGGCCGACCGCAAGAAGACAGCCGCCATCAGCCGCCACACCAACGCCTTCAAGATCAACGAAGACGTGGTGATCCCGCTGCCGCGCATGGCCGAGTACACCGATGGCATCGAGCGCATCAACATCGAGCTGAGCCTGCGCAACAAGCTCAAGCTGTGCGACACGCTGACCGAATTCTTCGAGCGCGGCAACCTGCCGCTGGGCAAGCAGGACGCGGCCGACGACGTGCCCGCTGCCGAGCTGCTGGAAGACCGCGTGGCCCAGGCCATTGCCCTGGTGGCCGAAGTGCGTGCGCTGTGGCAGGGCTGGCTGGACAACGTGGAAACGCTGTTCCCACAACTGCAGGACCACACCCTGCGCGCCAGCTGGAAGACGCAGCTGCGCACGCCGCTGCAAGGCATCTTTACCGGTGCTGCGTTCAAGCCCATCCTGGACGAGGCCGTGGCTATTCACAAGCGCGTGCTCAAGGGCCGCGTGTGGGTGGCGCTGCACATGCACGCAGGCGACGGCAATGTGCACACCAACATTCCCGTCAACAGCGACGACTACGAGATGCTGCAGACCGCACACGAAGCGGTGGCCCGCATCATGGTGCTGGCACGCAGCTTGAACGGCGTGATCTCGGGCGAGCACGGCATTGGCATCACCAAGCTGGAGTTTCTGACCGACGACGAACTGCGCCCGTTTGCGGAATACAAGCGCAAGGTGGATCCGGAGGGTCGCTTCAACAAAGGCAAGCTGCTACGAAATCAGGAGCTGCCTGCACTTGCTGCAAGCGCGCCAGAGGCCAAAAAGGCTTCTGATGCGGCCGTCATGCATGCAGACCTGACCAACGCCTACACACCCAGCTTTGGTCTGATGGGGCACGAGTCGCTGATCATGCAGCAAAGCGATATTGGCGCCATTGCCGATTCGGTCAAGGACTGCCTGCGCTGCGGCAAGTGCAAGCCCGTGTGTTCCACCCACGTGCCCCGCGCCAGCCTGCTGTACAGCCCGCGCAACAAGATTTTGGCGACCTCGCTGCTGGTCGAGGCCTTCCTGTACGAAGAGCAGACGCGCCGCGGCGTGTCCATCAAGCACTGGCAAGAGTTTGAGGACGTGGCCGACCACTGCACGGTGTGCCACAAGTGCTACACGCCTTGCCCGGTCAAGATCGACTTTGGCGATGTGACCATGAACATGCGCAACCTGTTGCGCAAGATGGGCAAGAAGACCTTCCGTCCCGGCAACGCCATGGCCATGGCCATGCTCAACGCGACCAATCCGGACACCATCAAGTTCATGCGCACCGCTGTGGTGGACGTGGGCTACAAGGCCCAGCGCGCAGTGGTGGACCTGGTGCGCGCCGTGGGCCGCAAGCAGACGGCCAAGCCGCCAGCCACCGTGGGCACCGCACCGATCAAGGAGCAGGTGATTCACTTCGTGAACAAGAAGCTGCCCGGCGGCCTGCCCAAGAAGACCGCCCGCGCGCTGCTGGACATCGAAGACAAGAACTACGTGCCCATCATCCGCAACCCGCAGGCCACCACGGCGGATTCGGAAGCGGTGTTCTACTTCCCCGGCTGCGGGTCGGAGCGTCTGTTCTCGCAAGTCGGTCTGGCCACCCAGGCCATGCTGTGGCATGCGGGCGTGCAGACGGTGCTGCCACCGGGCTACCTGTGCTGCGGCTACCCCCAGCGTGGCAGCGGCCAGTTCGACAAGGCCGAGAAGATGATCACGGATAACCGGGTTCTCTTCCACCGCGTGGCCAACACGCTCAACTACCTTGACATCAAGACCGTGGTGGTGAGCTGCGGCACCTGCTACGACCAGCTGCAGGGCTACCAGTTCGACAAGATCTTCCCCGGCTGCCGCATCATCGACATCCATGAATACCTGCTGGATAAGGGCATCACCCTGCAAGGCAAGGGCGCTTACCTGTACCACGAGCCTTGCCACAACCCCATGAAGCAGCAGGACGGCCTCAAGACCGTGAAGGCGCTGGTGGGCGAGCAGGTGCTCAAGAGCGACCGCTGCTGTGGCGAATCGGGCACGCTGGGTGTGTCGCGCCCCGACATCTCGACGCAGGTGCGCTTCCGCAAGGAAGAGGAAATCCGCAAGGGCGAAGCGGCCTTGCGTGCCAGCGGTGCAGTGGCCGAGCAGGACAACGTCAAGATCCTGACCAGCTGCCCCAGCTGTCTGCAAGGGCTGAATCGTTACCAGGACGACCTGCAAAACGGCCTGCTCGAAGCCGACTACATCGTCATCGAGATGGCCCGCCAGATTCTGGGCGAGAACTGGATGCCCGAGTACGTGCAGCGCGCCAACCAGGGCGGCATTGAGCGGGTGCTGGTGTGA
- a CDS encoding HIT family protein: protein MTEAPACPLCAADGGTLVWRGARLRVIRAQEAGFPAFYRVVWNAHVAEFSDLAEDEQAHCMRAVTLVEQALRQHLAPAKVNLAALGNMVPHLHWHVIARFEWDSHFPSPVWAAAQRNSPADQEAAVQALLPALESALRARLDGALAAA from the coding sequence GTGACCGAAGCCCCAGCCTGCCCGCTGTGTGCCGCCGATGGCGGGACGCTGGTCTGGCGCGGAGCCCGGCTGCGTGTCATCCGGGCGCAGGAGGCGGGGTTTCCCGCCTTCTACCGCGTGGTGTGGAATGCGCATGTGGCCGAGTTTTCGGACCTGGCTGAAGACGAGCAGGCCCACTGCATGCGGGCTGTGACGCTCGTAGAGCAGGCCTTGCGGCAGCATCTGGCCCCCGCCAAGGTCAATCTGGCGGCCTTGGGCAACATGGTGCCGCACCTGCACTGGCACGTGATTGCGCGGTTTGAGTGGGACAGCCATTTCCCTTCGCCGGTATGGGCGGCAGCCCAGCGCAACAGCCCTGCCGATCAAGAGGCTGCGGTGCAGGCGCTGCTGCCTGCGCTGGAGTCTGCGTTGCGCGCGCGCCTGGATGGCGCACTGGCCGCGGCATGA
- a CDS encoding DUF971 domain-containing protein, with protein sequence MAGLKAGAPAPTALTVHEVSRVLEVAFSDGATYRIPFELMRVYSPSAEVQGHGPGQEVLQTGKRDVTLVNLEPVGNYAVKPTFSDGHDSGIFSWDYLYELGQNETALWQQYEERLAAAGVERDAPMAPKGGGHACGSH encoded by the coding sequence ATGGCAGGTTTGAAAGCGGGTGCTCCTGCACCCACCGCGCTCACGGTCCACGAGGTCTCGCGCGTGCTGGAGGTGGCTTTTTCAGATGGAGCCACCTACCGCATCCCGTTTGAACTGATGCGCGTCTATTCCCCCTCTGCAGAGGTTCAGGGCCATGGCCCCGGGCAGGAAGTGCTGCAGACAGGCAAGCGCGATGTGACCTTGGTGAACCTGGAGCCGGTGGGTAACTACGCCGTCAAGCCCACGTTCTCTGACGGGCATGACAGCGGCATCTTCAGCTGGGACTACCTCTACGAGCTGGGGCAGAACGAAACAGCGCTGTGGCAGCAGTATGAGGAGCGGCTGGCCGCAGCAGGCGTGGAGCGCGATGCACCCATGGCCCCCAAAGGGGGTGGCCACGCCTGCGGCAGCCATTGA
- the ubiE gene encoding bifunctional demethylmenaquinone methyltransferase/2-methoxy-6-polyprenyl-1,4-benzoquinol methylase UbiE, translating into MSTTHFGFQSVDENEKAQRVRGVFDSVASKYDVMNDLMSGGLHRAWKAYTVMVANLREGSQVLDIAGGTGDLSLAFSKKVGSTGRVVHTDINEAMLRTGRDRLINAGVILPTMVCDAEKLPFPDGHFDVVSVAFGLRNMTHKDRALSEMCRVLKPGGKLLVLEFSKVAKPLEKVYDWYSFKVLPQLGKLVAGDDASYRYLAESIRMHPGQEELKSLMQQSGFGHVDYHNMTGGIVALHVGIKC; encoded by the coding sequence ATGAGCACCACCCACTTTGGATTCCAGTCGGTTGACGAAAACGAAAAAGCACAGCGCGTACGCGGCGTGTTTGATTCGGTGGCGTCCAAATACGACGTCATGAACGACCTGATGTCTGGCGGCCTGCACCGCGCGTGGAAGGCCTATACCGTGATGGTGGCCAACCTGCGCGAAGGCAGCCAGGTGCTGGACATTGCGGGCGGCACGGGTGACCTGTCGCTGGCCTTTTCCAAAAAAGTGGGCAGCACTGGCCGCGTGGTGCACACGGACATCAACGAGGCCATGCTGCGCACGGGGCGTGACAGGCTGATCAACGCAGGCGTGATCCTGCCCACCATGGTGTGCGATGCCGAGAAGCTGCCTTTTCCGGATGGACACTTTGACGTGGTCAGCGTGGCCTTCGGTCTGCGCAACATGACCCACAAGGACCGTGCCCTGTCTGAAATGTGCCGTGTGCTCAAGCCCGGCGGCAAGCTGCTGGTGCTGGAGTTTTCCAAAGTGGCCAAGCCGCTGGAGAAGGTGTACGACTGGTACTCCTTCAAGGTGCTGCCCCAGCTGGGCAAATTGGTGGCCGGCGACGACGCCAGCTACCGCTATCTGGCCGAGTCCATCCGCATGCACCCAGGGCAGGAAGAACTCAAATCCCTCATGCAACAAAGCGGCTTTGGGCATGTGGACTATCACAACATGACTGGCGGAATAGTGGCTTTGCATGTTGGAATCAAGTGCTGA
- a CDS encoding Tim44-like domain-containing protein has protein sequence MMKLWSLVLVALMAVVHVDAEAKRLGGGKSVGQQSSNVTQRESSGAGAPAQNVTNNAAANKPAPAAPAAGAPAAAPKKPWGAMLGGLAAGLGLAWLAHSLGLGEAFGQVLMFALLAMVAVAVIGMIMRRRSGGAAPQGNSPYAFQGAGAATPGTAQVPNTYRPENVGNDASARPWERSSMAFDASRQSQGSGVVIGSGLSGSQNWGIPAGFDTEGFLSAAKRNFVTLQAAWDRSDIATLRSMMTDSMLEEIRTQLAERESQRGAEPNHTDVVMIEAQLLGIEEMEDRYMASVEFSGMIREEVSAGPSPFREVWNMTKGKSGNNGWLVAGVQALQ, from the coding sequence ATGATGAAACTGTGGTCTTTGGTTTTGGTGGCGCTGATGGCGGTGGTCCATGTGGATGCCGAAGCCAAGCGTCTGGGTGGCGGCAAGTCCGTGGGGCAGCAATCCAGCAACGTGACCCAGCGCGAGTCTTCGGGTGCGGGTGCACCTGCGCAAAACGTCACCAACAACGCGGCAGCGAACAAGCCTGCCCCGGCGGCGCCCGCCGCAGGTGCGCCTGCTGCAGCGCCCAAGAAGCCTTGGGGTGCCATGCTGGGTGGCTTGGCTGCCGGGCTGGGCCTGGCCTGGCTGGCCCACTCGCTGGGCCTGGGTGAGGCCTTTGGTCAGGTGCTGATGTTTGCGCTGCTGGCCATGGTAGCAGTGGCCGTGATTGGCATGATCATGCGCCGCCGCAGCGGTGGGGCTGCTCCGCAAGGCAACTCGCCGTATGCATTTCAGGGCGCAGGCGCAGCCACACCGGGTACCGCCCAGGTGCCCAACACCTACCGCCCCGAAAATGTGGGCAATGACGCGTCTGCCCGTCCATGGGAGCGCAGCAGCATGGCTTTTGATGCATCGCGCCAAAGCCAGGGCTCAGGCGTGGTGATTGGCTCGGGTCTGTCCGGTTCGCAGAACTGGGGCATTCCTGCGGGTTTTGACACGGAAGGCTTCCTGTCTGCCGCCAAGCGCAATTTCGTGACGCTGCAGGCCGCCTGGGACCGTTCGGACATCGCCACGCTGCGTTCCATGATGACCGACAGCATGCTCGAGGAAATCCGCACCCAGCTGGCCGAGCGCGAATCGCAGCGCGGTGCCGAGCCCAACCATACCGATGTGGTGATGATCGAGGCGCAACTGCTGGGCATCGAGGAAATGGAAGATCGCTACATGGCCAGTGTCGAGTTCTCGGGCATGATCCGCGAAGAAGTCTCTGCAGGCCCCAGCCCCTTCCGCGAAGTCTGGAACATGACCAAGGGCAAGAGCGGCAACAACGGCTGGCTGGTGGCCGGGGTGCAGGCGCTGCAGTAA
- the ubiB gene encoding ubiquinone biosynthesis regulatory protein kinase UbiB: MKRFLRGFTILWVVFRYGLDGLVLDSFQKPWLRWLSRVLSVGRKLDAPRGQRLREALEQLGPIFVKFGQVLSTRRDLLPPDIADELALLQDRVPPFDPNVAVATIERAFQKPLGSIFASFDRVPVASASIAQVHFATLVDRDGVLREVAVKVLRPGMLPVIEKDLGLMRMMAGWVESLSADGKRLKPREVVAEFDNYLHDELDLIREAANAAQLRRNMQGLDLVLIPEIFWDFCRPEVMVMQRMKGVPISQVERLREAGVDIPKLARDGVTIFFTQVFRDGFFHADMHPGNIQVSLEPETFGRYISLDFGIVGTLTETDKEYLAQNFVAFFRRDYKRVAELHLESGWVPPETRVNDLESAIRAVCEPYFDRPLKEISLGMVLMRLFQTSRRFHVEIQPQLVLLQKTLLNIEGLGRQLDPDLDLWSTAKPFLEKWMLEQMGPQRLWHDLKAEAPHYAKLLPELPRLLHDYLRRRPDDDRSVLKELIETQRRTNRLLQLICSVGLGFVLGLLVMQLIIRVKVF, translated from the coding sequence ATGAAGCGCTTCTTGCGTGGTTTCACCATCCTCTGGGTGGTGTTCCGGTACGGCCTTGACGGGCTGGTGCTGGACAGCTTTCAGAAGCCTTGGCTGCGCTGGCTTTCGCGGGTGCTGTCGGTGGGGCGCAAGCTGGATGCCCCCCGGGGCCAACGCCTGCGCGAGGCGCTGGAGCAGCTTGGGCCGATTTTCGTCAAGTTTGGGCAGGTGCTCTCTACCCGCCGTGACCTGCTGCCCCCCGATATTGCCGACGAACTGGCCCTGCTTCAGGATCGTGTGCCTCCCTTCGATCCCAACGTGGCCGTCGCCACCATCGAGCGGGCCTTTCAGAAGCCATTGGGCAGCATCTTTGCGTCTTTCGACCGCGTGCCGGTGGCCAGCGCTTCCATTGCCCAAGTGCACTTTGCCACGCTGGTAGACCGGGACGGTGTGCTGCGTGAGGTGGCCGTCAAGGTGCTGCGTCCCGGCATGCTTCCGGTGATTGAAAAGGACCTGGGCCTGATGCGAATGATGGCGGGCTGGGTCGAGAGCCTGTCCGCAGACGGCAAGCGCCTCAAGCCCCGTGAGGTGGTTGCCGAGTTTGACAACTACCTGCACGACGAGCTGGACCTGATACGCGAAGCGGCCAATGCAGCCCAGCTTCGCCGCAACATGCAGGGTCTGGACCTGGTGCTGATTCCGGAAATCTTCTGGGACTTTTGCCGCCCCGAAGTCATGGTGATGCAGCGGATGAAGGGCGTTCCGATCAGCCAGGTGGAGCGCTTGCGTGAAGCAGGGGTGGATATTCCCAAGCTCGCCCGCGACGGGGTCACGATCTTCTTCACCCAGGTTTTCCGTGACGGGTTTTTCCACGCCGACATGCATCCCGGCAACATCCAGGTGAGTCTGGAGCCAGAGACCTTCGGGCGCTACATATCGCTGGATTTCGGCATCGTGGGCACGTTGACCGAAACCGACAAGGAGTACCTCGCGCAGAACTTCGTTGCGTTCTTCCGTCGGGACTACAAGCGCGTGGCTGAACTGCACCTGGAAAGCGGTTGGGTTCCACCGGAAACACGGGTGAACGACCTGGAGTCAGCCATACGCGCTGTGTGCGAGCCGTACTTTGACCGTCCGCTCAAGGAAATCTCGCTGGGTATGGTGCTGATGCGCCTGTTCCAGACCTCGCGGCGCTTCCATGTGGAAATCCAGCCCCAACTGGTTTTGCTGCAGAAAACGCTGCTCAACATCGAAGGGTTGGGGCGGCAGTTGGACCCCGACCTGGATCTGTGGAGCACCGCCAAACCGTTTCTGGAGAAGTGGATGCTCGAGCAGATGGGGCCTCAGCGGCTGTGGCATGACCTCAAGGCGGAGGCGCCTCACTATGCCAAGCTGCTGCCAGAGCTTCCTCGTCTGTTGCACGACTACCTGCGCCGTCGCCCGGATGATGACCGCTCAGTGCTGAAAGAGCTGATCGAGACGCAAAGACGAACCAACCGCTTGCTGCAGCTCATTTGCAGCGTGGGCCTGGGTTTTGTGCTTGGGTTGTTGGTCATGCAACTGATCATCCGGGTCAAGGTGTTCTAG
- a CDS encoding sodium:solute symporter family protein, with amino-acid sequence MLLTLVIVYLLVTIAIGLVAAKRVKNAADFAIAGRHLPMYMIITTTFATWFGSETVLGIPAKFIEGGLGNVVEDPFGAGFCLILVGLFFAGRLYRMTLLTISDYYRERFGRTVEVVCSLIIMLSYLGWVSAQVTALGLVFNLLSGGAVSITMGMVIGVFSILAYTLFGGMWSVAVTDFIQMIILVVGLAIIAVFAGNMAGGADKVLELASSRELFRFWPEPQFHDIVFFVAAAITMMFGSIPQQDVFQRVMSANNIQAATRGPVIGGICYILFAFVPMFLVASALIIMPGETADLLKDDPQKVLPTLVLAKMPFVMQVLFFGALLSALKSTASATLLAPSVTFTENIWRQFRPHASDRQHLLTMRVTTLVFSLFVLGYAIYMQGTPIYELVSGAYQVPLVGAFVPLVFGLYWKRATTQGAIFAIVLGLLTWILFLATPAGKVFPAQLAGLLAALLGMLAGSLGPQAIRNSHAGHHKMVGVE; translated from the coding sequence GTGCTGTTGACACTGGTCATCGTTTATCTGCTGGTCACCATCGCCATTGGTCTGGTGGCTGCCAAGCGTGTGAAAAATGCGGCGGACTTCGCCATCGCTGGCAGACACCTGCCGATGTACATGATCATCACCACCACGTTTGCGACGTGGTTCGGCTCCGAGACGGTGCTCGGTATTCCCGCCAAGTTCATTGAGGGCGGGCTCGGCAATGTGGTGGAAGACCCGTTCGGCGCGGGCTTCTGTCTCATCCTCGTGGGGCTGTTCTTTGCCGGGCGCCTTTACCGGATGACACTGCTCACCATCAGCGATTACTACCGTGAGCGTTTCGGGCGCACGGTAGAGGTGGTGTGCTCATTGATCATCATGCTCAGCTACCTCGGCTGGGTGTCTGCGCAGGTGACTGCGCTGGGCCTGGTGTTCAACCTGCTGTCTGGCGGGGCTGTCAGTATCACCATGGGCATGGTGATTGGCGTGTTTTCCATCCTCGCTTACACCCTCTTTGGCGGAATGTGGTCTGTGGCCGTGACGGACTTCATCCAGATGATCATTCTGGTCGTGGGGCTGGCCATCATCGCCGTGTTCGCCGGAAACATGGCTGGCGGGGCAGACAAGGTGCTGGAACTGGCCTCCAGCCGCGAGCTGTTCCGCTTCTGGCCTGAGCCGCAGTTTCACGACATCGTCTTCTTTGTTGCAGCGGCCATCACCATGATGTTCGGCTCGATTCCACAGCAGGACGTTTTCCAGCGCGTGATGTCGGCCAACAACATCCAGGCGGCCACCCGTGGTCCTGTCATCGGGGGCATCTGCTACATCCTGTTTGCCTTTGTGCCCATGTTTCTGGTTGCCAGCGCCCTGATCATCATGCCTGGCGAAACCGCGGACCTCCTCAAGGACGATCCCCAAAAAGTGCTGCCCACCCTGGTGCTTGCCAAGATGCCCTTCGTGATGCAAGTGCTGTTCTTTGGGGCGCTCCTGTCCGCGCTGAAATCCACAGCATCGGCCACTTTGCTGGCACCCAGCGTGACTTTCACGGAAAACATCTGGCGCCAGTTCCGTCCCCACGCTTCAGATCGGCAGCATCTGCTGACCATGCGCGTGACTACCCTGGTGTTCAGCCTGTTTGTGCTGGGCTATGCCATCTACATGCAGGGCACACCGATCTATGAACTGGTGTCTGGTGCGTACCAGGTGCCACTGGTGGGGGCCTTTGTTCCCCTGGTGTTTGGTCTGTACTGGAAGCGTGCCACCACTCAGGGGGCCATTTTTGCCATCGTCCTCGGGTTGCTGACGTGGATTTTGTTCCTCGCCACCCCTGCGGGCAAAGTCTTCCCTGCCCAGCTGGCAGGCTTGCTGGCTGCGCTGTTGGGCATGCTTGCGGGATCGCTGGGCCCCCAGGCCATCCGCAATAGCCACGCGGGCCATCACAAGATGGTGGGCGTGGAGTAA
- a CDS encoding FmdB family zinc ribbon protein: MPIYAYKCGSCGHAKDVLQKISDAPLTTCPACGAEAFSKQVTAAGFQLKGSGWYVTDFRGGSGGSSAPATESKSDTSAPAASAPAASPAPAAATTAGSSS; the protein is encoded by the coding sequence ATGCCTATCTACGCCTACAAATGCGGCTCCTGCGGCCATGCCAAGGATGTGCTGCAAAAAATCTCGGATGCACCTCTGACCACTTGCCCTGCCTGTGGTGCAGAAGCCTTTTCCAAGCAGGTCACTGCGGCGGGTTTTCAGCTCAAAGGCTCCGGCTGGTACGTGACGGACTTCCGTGGCGGCAGTGGCGGAAGTTCCGCGCCAGCGACGGAATCCAAGTCCGATACATCTGCGCCGGCAGCCAGCGCACCAGCTGCATCCCCGGCGCCTGCCGCGGCCACCACGGCAGGCTCTTCCTCCTGA
- a CDS encoding DUF502 domain-containing protein gives MSALRKWLFTGLLVIVPGVITAWVLNWIVSTLDQTLQILPAAWQPDRVLGMHIPGFGVLLTLLILLVVGAVASNFVGRKLVQWGDAVVHRIPVVRSIYSSVKQVSDTLFSESGNAFRTAVLVQWPREGVWTVAFITGAPNGEIAAYLRDEFVSVYVPTTPNPTGGYFVLMRKSDCVELDMSVDAALKYIVSMGVVAPVDPNQLPLK, from the coding sequence ATGTCCGCCCTGCGCAAGTGGCTTTTCACAGGCCTGCTGGTCATCGTTCCTGGCGTCATCACGGCCTGGGTCCTGAACTGGATCGTCAGCACGCTGGATCAGACGCTGCAGATCCTGCCTGCGGCATGGCAGCCCGACCGCGTCCTCGGGATGCACATTCCCGGATTCGGCGTGCTGCTCACCCTGCTCATCCTTTTGGTGGTGGGGGCTGTGGCCAGCAACTTCGTGGGGCGCAAACTGGTGCAATGGGGCGATGCCGTGGTGCACCGCATCCCGGTGGTCCGCTCCATCTACTCCAGCGTCAAACAGGTTTCCGATACGCTCTTCTCCGAAAGCGGCAACGCTTTTCGCACTGCGGTGCTGGTGCAATGGCCGCGTGAAGGCGTCTGGACGGTGGCGTTCATCACGGGTGCGCCCAACGGTGAGATTGCCGCTTATCTGCGCGACGAATTCGTCAGCGTGTATGTACCGACCACGCCCAACCCCACGGGCGGCTACTTTGTGCTGATGCGCAAGAGCGATTGCGTCGAGCTGGATATGAGCGTGGACGCCGCGCTCAAGTACATCGTTTCGATGGGCGTGGTGGCCCCTGTGGACCCCAATCAGCTCCCCCTTAAATAA